Proteins from one Buchnera aphidicola (Kurisakia onigurumii) genomic window:
- the corC gene encoding CNNM family magnesium/cobalt transport protein CorC (CorC(YbeX) belongs to the Cyclin M Mg2+ Exporter (CNNM) family, and was characterized as belonging to a set of three proteins, at least one of which must be present for CorA to function.), translating to MNDYYLRKPGNKSKKKIGFFSSIIKQLFHEKPKNQEELLHLIRSFEQNELINQETRNMLEGVISVTKHYIREIMTPLSQMITVKLQYNLNQCLDVIIQSSHSRFPVMNDKNDHVEGFLIAKDLLPFMQKKSTNFNLEKILRPPVIVPESRHVDNMLREFRLKRYHMAIVIDEFGAVSGLVTIEDILELIVGEIEDEYDKKDKLNIKKINNFTFYISALTTIKEFNKTFKTCFMDNTVDTIGGLIMKKFGKLPKKNEVTQINQFKFKVLSVNSRRILKIQVVIIQNNIIYK from the coding sequence ATGAATGACTATTATTTACGTAAACCTGGTAATAAATCAAAAAAAAAAATAGGTTTTTTTTCATCAATTATTAAACAATTATTTCATGAAAAGCCAAAAAATCAAGAAGAATTATTGCATCTAATAAGAAGTTTTGAACAAAATGAATTAATTAATCAAGAAACAAGAAACATGTTAGAAGGAGTTATTAGTGTTACAAAACATTACATAAGGGAAATTATGACTCCATTATCTCAAATGATCACTGTAAAATTACAATATAACCTTAATCAATGTTTAGACGTCATTATTCAATCTTCTCATTCAAGATTTCCTGTTATGAACGATAAAAATGATCATGTTGAAGGATTTTTAATAGCAAAAGATTTGCTACCATTTATGCAAAAAAAATCAACAAATTTTAATTTAGAAAAAATATTAAGACCTCCTGTAATAGTACCTGAAAGTAGACATGTAGATAATATGTTAAGAGAATTTAGATTAAAAAGATATCATATGGCAATTGTAATTGATGAATTTGGAGCAGTTTCAGGACTAGTAACAATTGAAGATATACTTGAACTTATTGTAGGAGAAATAGAAGATGAATATGATAAAAAAGATAAATTAAACATCAAAAAAATTAATAATTTTACTTTTTATATAAGTGCTTTAACAACAATTAAAGAATTTAATAAAACATTTAAAACATGTTTTATGGATAATACAGTAGATACTATAGGAGGATTAATTATGAAAAAATTTGGCAAACTTCCTAAAAAAAATGAAGTAACACAAATAAACCAGTTTAAATTTAAAGTTTTATCCGTAAATAGTAGAAGAATATTAAAAATTCAAGTCGTTATTATACAAAATAATATAATTTATAAATAA